The following nucleotide sequence is from Juglans microcarpa x Juglans regia isolate MS1-56 chromosome 6D, Jm3101_v1.0, whole genome shotgun sequence.
AATCAATTCGGAGATATTTCTGAAATCTTGGGCTGCTGGGAAAGCCAAATTCAGATCTTGGCCCTCACGGATCTTAGGGCTTTGAGAGGAAGACTGTGACAAGCCTGGAGGTGTCACCAGATCAGGAAGCTTTttcgatgaagaagaagaggaagaagtggCTGACCTCTTGTTCTTCCTTGAACCCCTCCAACGGGAATGTTTCTAAGGGACCCACCTTCAGTCCAATACCTTCTACAAGTCTTGCAGAAGTATCTTGGCTGTGTAAGGCTGTAGTTGTTGTAGTAGCAGAACTTTGTGTTCATTGAATTGCACCTGGGACAGTTTAGGGCTAGCTCTTTCTGAGGTCTTACTTTCCTCTCTAAAGCTGCAGGCTTTGAACATGTGTTGGTGAGTATCTCTTCTATTGGTTTCACCACAATCTCCTAACAAGGCCGGTAGAAAAcagaaggaaatgaaaattgaattgagacataaaaaaaaaaaataacttcaagAACAGAGAACTTGAATAACAAAGGAGCAAAACAAGTTAGCTGCTTTTACACTTGAAAACGGAAGGGAAGGGGGGAAAGGTTTCTTTCCCTTGTCAAATAACCAAAAGAGAAAGATAAAGTGAAAGATGTTGAAGAACTGATAAGAACTAAATCCAATTATGTGGGGACTTGCACTGAGCACTAGCCATGAACATCATACTTTTTACCAAAAAAGTGCCCcaataaacaagaaaaacaaactaGGAGTCTAAACTATTCTCACGAAAAGTCGGACCCAGAAAGAAAATCATAGTCTCAGACTGAACCAAGAACCATAAGACCAAGTATTGGATATATCTACCTGCGGCCATTGAGCGGTGTCCATGGATGCAAGTAGTACTGGAAGATCAGGACAAGGCAAGAGCAAATGATGCCTAGCTTCAAAGAGAGTAAACTTGGactttttttcttgaaactGGTTTTAAAAGCAGGGAAGAGGAATGTTTAAGACGGTTTGGTTGGCCGTTCTATGTAGGTATCACCCTTGTCCTTTGCTTGCTTTATCTGCTGTCAGTGtgcatatgagagagagagagagagagagaggatatatactataatattcttCTTATTTGAGAGCATTTTAACTCAGAATTCTGGGTGCATCGGATATCTGTctgcaaatttaaaaatctgaTATGGCGTTTGGAATACGATTGTATGAAACTTAATTTGTGGCTGGATTTGTGAATATGTACGTACATCTTGTTCATGTGATAGCATAAGTACCTTTGAAAAGTAGGGGAAAGtcagatttatttatatttttcttagtcAGCCagataatatataatttctcaGCTGATCCTTGCGAGAGGCTTTTCACCATTTTTGTCCGATTTGGTTTTAGAGACAGGATTAAATTAATGAACTTTTTAATTTGGCTGGTGCCTAGCTAGCAGTCGGCTTCTGGAAGAAATTAAAGGCGAAGCCAGAAATTAAGATTAATAAGAAACAGtgtacactttttttaaatcaagggAAATTAATAACATTTAGCTGTTTCATTTAATGGGGGTTACAATTAGCTGATAAAACATGCTGACATCAATCTAGTTTTGAGACAACCGGACTTCAGTAATTCTGTTATGAGCATGAAGTACTGATCAACTAGCTCTATGCATGCAGAGcatgaaaagagaagaaaaagtagaataaaaatattataaaattaaaatattattaaaatataatttttattttttaatttaaaaaatttaaattatttttttgtgttttatttactaatttataaaaattataacgattgaaaaaaaaaattaaaagttaaagaatatttatatttaaatgatgtttcgTTACTCGAGACACAACATCCAAACTAAGAATACATGACGAGTATGTCTGCTAGCTAAGCTGCTAAGCTATATATAGATAAGGTCCTCGTGGTGGTAGGGAGtgacaaataaataatacaagGCCGGTACGTACTACTGTTGCAATGGGAAATATATAATTGAGGTTAGCTGCATGCACCACTTTGGtcatagctagctagccagccaTTCATCACATGTATATACATGCACGTACGAACgtgttatatatatactgcccatcatgatcatcaaatattatataacaagGCAAATTATATGCACCGAGTCTCgcattatttattaattataccGATAAATCcaaagagctagctagctagggcgccctatatatgtgtgtgtggttCTAAATCTATTAATCTTAAATCTCCTTATTTGGatctcatctaaaaaaatagaaaatttttactcatcatcttcatactTTATACACaccacttataatttttttctcttacaaaaTGTGTGATGTATAGATGAAAAGTAtaagaaatcaattagtttagaaaaaaaaatgtggcgtgtggagatgatgagtaacaaaactcaaaaaaatatttcttatttggatggattttaaaaataaataaatttgaaattcatgataacttttatttataattcaaacgattttaaatttattttttcaaaatattatttgagattcAACATTTTGAGTGATTAAAGTTGTCCTCAGCTTTGGATTTGTTcatccaaatatatattaaatttttattttttgatccaTCTTTTTGAATCTATCCATCCAAATGTACTGTTAATAACTTGAACTTTATAACGTGAAATTATcatttgtctcaaaagtttaaactgatgtgaagatgtagatttaattatttgtattatatttttaacattttccttcACGTGTCACGTGTGAGCCAGACTCTCCACACAATAAGTGGATTCAACGtgtagaatatttaattgagatagagtgtagagtGATCATGGTTCAAAATTAGAATTTCTACTAGATCTGATAACATGTGAAATAACCGTTtatcccaaaagcttaaactaattaaagagttatatttaattatttatattctattCATCTTTAACACAATCTTATTCTTAAAAATTACAAGCTATTTAAGGGAAGAGTtcatttaagatatatatagtaCTCATTTCAAAATGCATACATTGACAAATTTTTCCCTAAATAGGAATTCAATTGTTTGAAATGAGTTTCTGGAATATCTACGTAAAACTTGTAAAAAGAaccaaaatactttttattcaatcgtgcatgtatgtgtgtgtgtgtatatatatatatatatatatatatatatatatatatatatatattcactacaagaaatattgtgttttttcATGAATGCTTTTGGTGGCAAAATGCATCATTTTTGTGGAAAAAGCTCTATTCCCACCAATTTTATTCATGGAAGGCTCGTCGAATATAAGTTAtcacaaaaagtattttatgCCAAGAAAGGTTCAAGTCGTGGAAAATACCTAGGTATTCCCACGACAAATCCCGCGTCAATATATAGCCTACTAAGCTTGTCGCAAAAGCACGCTCACTTTCGTTATTGTTTGTGAGAATATGACCAATTACCGTGAGAGGTACTTATGGGCATTAGTATTACCTACTAGAATATTTGGTAGAAAAAACTTCTTCCATCTAAAAAACAGTATTTGCTGCCAGATCTATTTGTGGCAAACGATAAAAGaattcagaaaaaataaaattgtaaaagcaaataaaaataaaaataataataataaattctctaatataagttaaaaaatatatatacaaacattgGAGATTCAAATTGACACtgataaaaatttcaaaaaaaaaaaatttaaaattgtactaatatgtttacaagaaaaacTCCTAATGAAAACCAAAGAATAAGAAAGAGTTTAGTGTTTTGGCTCTGATGAGAACATTCAAATGgaaacactccataaaaaaaaCTAGCACCGCTTGGGAATAACAATAAATCTTCGATCAAAGTTTTAATTATCAATCCAAGCAAAAAcatataaagaagaaaataaatattaacaataaaTCTTCTATCGAAGTTTTAATTATCAATCCAAGCAAAAAcatataaagaagaaaataaatattagaaagtAACATAAAGGTGGAATTACTTGAAGAAGATTAGGAAAAATGGCCCATCCTTTAACATGATAAAGACCCAAAATTCATGAATAAACAGTATACATCacaataataattgaaaaaaaaatgaaatgaaagaaatagaaaactaaAACGAGAGAATTGTAGATGGCAGCTAGGCTACATTCTTACCTCAAACAAGCTATACCATAAGCTGCAGGAGATAAAGGCTGCAGGGCACAATGGTTCCTTTGAAGTGATAGATGTTGTCGtacactaattatatatatcacaaCTCAATTCTTCCATCACGTATCATATTCATAGCAGCAACCTCAACTATGTTGAGCTCTGCACCAACCATGCCCTCGATCATACTAGCAACAGCAATATAGTCCACATATTGAGCCATAGCTAGGTTTCTAACAAGCATGAACTTATAACCAAGGAAATGTAACAATTTGGAAAAACATAAAACTACTAATTCATGAAGGGAGACAAAAATGGCAACCTTGCAACACCACAGTTAGGtacttaaatattattaatcttcACCTTTAAAAAAAGATCTAGAGTATTGTATGGAGTTTTCATACAACTTTAGCAAGCTAGCTagtagaatattttaaaattgtagaGAATCCTCATGATCATGCAACCTATTATACCGTTCCTAGATTAATTAGTTCTAACTAGCTAATTTCTTATATAGTTCATCAATTGTTTTCTTAATTGTTTGGTTGTTCCCATACACCTACACCACACATTCAATTTCTTAGATAATTTCTTAGATGCCACGTAACTCTTTACGAGCTTCATACACCTACTACACATTCAATACAAGCTTCTTTAGTCAACCCAATACATCACTCTTTATAATTTATCATAGTCAACacaataaatatacaaaatctatCCAATTACAAACTTTTTTAGTCCTTGAAATCAAACATCATATCATGCAACTACACACACATACTCAATACAAAGTCCAATTAAACTCCACATAGAACATCCAACACATCCTCATACTTCACAAACTGCGCAATAATGCCCATCGCTTAAAACTGCGCAACTATATCACAACTACTCCACAGGGTACCGTTCACAGTAATCCCATCACTTCAAAATCACAACCACATCACAAACTTCACACTTAGTCCCCATCACTTCATACTAAACATAGCCACACCGCAAACATACCATTCAAAATCCACAGTTCACAACACAGCACATTCACAATAATTCCATCACTTCACAAATTAAAACCATATTACAATCTACATCACAATTGCAGCTTCACAAACACAGTTGTTCTAAATGTAAgggatataaaatataacataaatcgAGGCTTCAGTCTAGGCACGAAGGAGTTTGGTTGTTGGCTTTGGAGGCCTTGGTTGAGTCTCATGGTGGAAGGTTCATAACGAGGGAGAGGAGACTGCAGTGGTGATGTTGGCTTGTGGAGGTGCACAGACAACTAccaagagaggaagagaaacaaAAGGGCTAAGGGAGGCGTTGGGGCTGAGTGTGGGTTGATCCGCATAGGGGAAAGTGAGAGAGGGACACAAAGGAGCTGTCGGCGACCATGGTGTCATGCCGTGGAGGATGGTGGCAGCGGTGGAGCCCTAgtctagagagagagacaaaaaaGAATGGAAGGAGAGACATCCAAGAGAGGGGAGTGAAACCGAAAGGATGAGAGGAGGTAGTGGTGGTGCTGCTTTTATAGTGGcggtttagagagagaggaaaaaaaaaaagatggcaACGTTGAGGGAGTGATGGGCCGAGGGAGAGGATGGGGATGGTTGGCCGGCGACGGCATGCTTGTGGTGGCCAGAGAGGCTGCCGATGACGGCGGTGCTAACTGGTTTGCAGGGAGGGGCATTGGAGAGTTATTGGCTTTGGGGGGTGATAACGCCTGGAGGGAGGagtagagagagaagagaagaaataaaggagggaattagggtttttgacAAGTGATCCTAGCCTTACATCCTAACTCTAATTCAAAGGTgaagattaaaaataaacagTTCATTCTCGCTAAGATTGTGATTTCAATGTTTTATATGGCAGATTTATTTGCAACAACAAGAAGTCACCTAAAAAAGTTAGTTTTACTAACGATTTTTTGGTCATCAAACGCGATTTCATGGcaaaatgttcattttttattcCACGGACGTGGTTTGTAACTAAGGGTGTAAGGAGTTCAATCTGGATTGGAAAAACCGATCGGACCGAACTGAACTCCAAACCGGTCGGTCTCGATCCCATaaattttggattgaaaaaatTCAGTCCGGtcccaaaatctataaattttggaccagaccgaaccgaatcgaactcttatatattttttaaaaatatttttaataatttgatatattatttttatataataattatataagttaatgatgtaatttccatctattttattatcattgatcatataaaatatttttttatgagttagttacataattcacattaataattcacttaattttaatttagtaatttaaataatttttttattaatttattttaaaaaataaaaaaataattgagccAGACCAAACGGACCGACTGGATCGAACCGGTAACTACCGGTTCCCATAGAtgtttggtccggtccggtccaggaAAAATCAATTCCGAATCAGACCAATTTACACCACTATTTGCAACATCAAGTGAGTATTTTCTGCCGACaaatgtcttaaaaaaaaaactcgtgaaaaatagataaatttattatagtgatatatatagAAGCATTAATAATGCATCAAATCTTTGAATCAAGCGATTGATGGATGCACTAACAACCGCATTTTTACATCCCTGGCCTACAAAGTTGAATAGACATGCGTATTTCTTTCAACATGGAAAGTGACTCCTTAACATCTTCGAATCAAAGTTTGGTGGCAGCCATCTATTAATCAactacataatatatatatatatatatatatatatatatatatatatatattttcacactagctagctagctagttgtgGCCATGATCAATATCATCATCAGGCCTTTCTCCGGAAAATCATTTTTCCCGAGAAAGTTAAATCATCAAAGGTTACGCGGTGAGGATCTTTCAGTTTGCTAATATTGTAACATACCTAGCTCTCTGTAATCACAATTTCAAAGCTGGTGTTTATCCTAATCAGGACAATGAAAAGGAGATCTTGTCTTTGCCCTGTCACATCTGGGGAAacaccaaaatagaaaaagaaactgTGCATGcatacattttattatttatatatatatatatatatatatatagaagatcaCCTTCCTGATCATGGGTTGCAAATGTACTGCAAATGTACCATTTCTGTTGAGGGTACAGCTCGACGACAATTAAAAGCCCTGCCTACTTTATCAAACTACAAAAACGAAAAATTAAAAAGCGGTAAGTACTATTCGATTTATATATGTTCTTGGAGGTATAATGATGCATGTCctaattgcatatatatatatatatatatgtatgtatgtctgTCTGTATATTGTAGGGTAAACAGGCGATTTTGGACTACTTTGCTGACGTCGTACGTATGATCATGCAGTGATACAATTATTAGTCATGTGTCATCTTACATGCATGGCAGGTATGTCATGTCGTACGTGGATGATGATCATATatcaaatgaagaaaa
It contains:
- the LOC121235967 gene encoding LOW QUALITY PROTEIN: dof zinc finger protein DOF4.6 (The sequence of the model RefSeq protein was modified relative to this genomic sequence to represent the inferred CDS: inserted 1 base in 1 codon), translating into MDTAQWPQEIVVKPIEEILTNTCSKPAALERKVRPQKELALNCPRCNSMNTKFCYYNNYSLTQPRYFCKTCRRYWTEGGSLRNIPVGXGSRKNKRSATSSSSSSSKKLPDLVTPPGLSQSSSQSPKIREGQDLNLAFPAAQDFRNISELIQVPSIENCNKNRISSTTATSTTPTTSQLSALELLSGLTSRGFNSFMPMPVPDPNTVYTSGFPLQDFKAPTLSFSLDGLGSGFGSFQGVQETSGRLLFPFEDLKQVSNTSGIEQNKDQGDSTAYWTGMLGEGSW